Proteins co-encoded in one Thermocrinis sp. genomic window:
- a CDS encoding thermonuclease family protein, with protein MRALLFFSILFLLLSYSCSKDVQADKGEVKNKTPCRVVRVIDGDTFTCTLKNGEEIKVRMIGVDTPETRESPKLEKDVDRTGLSREEIIKMGEEAKEYTKKLLPKGEVVYLEQDVQPTDRYGRVLAYVWLKDGRMINELLVMEGMAQVYTIPPNVKYQERLLKAQKRAMQEGKGFWGTRRP; from the coding sequence ATGAGAGCGCTTTTATTTTTCTCCATTTTGTTTTTACTGTTATCTTATTCATGCAGCAAAGACGTACAAGCGGATAAGGGAGAAGTTAAAAACAAAACACCCTGTCGTGTGGTAAGGGTTATAGACGGAGACACTTTTACATGCACCTTAAAAAATGGAGAAGAGATAAAGGTTAGGATGATAGGAGTGGATACTCCAGAAACTAGGGAAAGTCCTAAGTTGGAAAAGGATGTAGATAGGACCGGATTGAGTAGGGAAGAGATCATAAAGATGGGAGAAGAGGCTAAAGAATATACAAAGAAGTTGTTGCCGAAGGGAGAGGTAGTCTATCTGGAACAGGATGTCCAACCTACAGATAGGTACGGTAGGGTCTTAGCTTACGTGTGGCTAAAGGATGGTAGAATGATTAACGAACTGTTGGTAATGGAAGGGATGGCACAGGTTTACACTATACCGCCAAACGTAAAATATCAAGAGAGACTTCTGAAAGCTCAAAAAAGAGCTATGCAAGAAGGAAAGGGATTTTGGGGCACAAGAAGACCCTAA
- the rsmA gene encoding 16S rRNA (adenine(1518)-N(6)/adenine(1519)-N(6))-dimethyltransferase RsmA → MLKLRRRVKVRLKKRYGQHLLISAGVAKKILDVAELGDGDIVVEIGPGTGSLTKEILKTPIKELHCIEIDPEMISELKKLEDERLRIHQADASEFDYCELGKELILLGNLPYNVASLIIEKTVFCHHCVKLAVFMVQKEVAEKLIKCSSWLGCFVNTLFQTNYVMTVPPRFFLPPPKVQSAVIKLVRKENKTEIDLKKYKAFLTTLFSFRRKTLRNKFTEDLLQKALIDPLKRVEELSLEEIQRLFFVYQLEGA, encoded by the coding sequence ATGCTAAAACTTAGAAGGAGAGTTAAAGTGCGCCTAAAAAAGCGCTATGGACAGCATTTGTTAATTTCAGCAGGCGTGGCTAAGAAAATCTTGGACGTGGCGGAGTTGGGAGATGGAGATATAGTAGTAGAGATAGGTCCAGGTACTGGAAGCCTAACAAAAGAGATTTTAAAAACTCCTATCAAAGAACTCCACTGCATAGAAATAGACCCAGAGATGATCAGCGAATTAAAAAAGTTGGAAGATGAAAGGCTAAGGATCCATCAAGCGGACGCTTCAGAGTTCGATTACTGCGAACTTGGAAAGGAACTAATACTCTTGGGAAATCTACCCTACAACGTGGCAAGCCTTATAATTGAAAAAACAGTATTCTGTCACCATTGTGTAAAGCTGGCGGTCTTTATGGTCCAAAAGGAAGTTGCGGAGAAGCTCATAAAGTGCTCTTCTTGGCTTGGTTGTTTTGTAAATACTCTTTTCCAAACCAACTACGTTATGACAGTGCCACCCAGATTTTTCCTACCCCCACCAAAGGTTCAATCTGCGGTTATAAAGCTTGTCAGAAAGGAAAATAAAACAGAGATAGATCTAAAGAAATACAAAGCCTTTCTGACTACGCTCTTTTCCTTCAGAAGAAAAACTCTAAGGAATAAGTTTACGGAGGATCTGCTACAAAAAGCTTTAATAGATCCTCTAAAAAGGGTTGAAGAATTGTCCTTGGAAGAAATACAAAGACTGTTCTTTGTATATCAGCTGGAGGGAGCTTAG
- the rplS gene encoding 50S ribosomal protein L19 — protein MSSLVQEIEKIYTPAKEYPELKVGNTVRVYYKIVEGDKERIQPFEGVVIRIRGSGLGKTFTVRKESYGVGIERTFPYYSSNIEKIELVKYGKVRRAKLYFLRKYRGKEALGKVKEIKAWEIKKK, from the coding sequence ATGAGTAGTTTAGTACAGGAGATAGAAAAAATATACACTCCAGCCAAAGAGTATCCGGAGCTAAAGGTAGGAAATACAGTCAGAGTTTACTACAAAATAGTTGAAGGGGATAAAGAGAGAATACAGCCTTTTGAGGGTGTGGTGATAAGAATAAGGGGGTCCGGCCTGGGCAAGACCTTTACAGTTCGTAAAGAATCGTATGGTGTAGGTATTGAAAGAACGTTCCCATATTACAGCTCTAACATTGAGAAGATAGAGCTTGTTAAGTACGGTAAAGTACGTAGGGCAAAGCTCTACTTCCTTAGAAAGTATAGGGGTAAGGAGGCACTTGGTAAGGTCAAGGAAATAAAAGCTTGGGAAATAAAGAAAAAATAA
- a CDS encoding ribonuclease HII — MLNWELPLWEKGLIVAGVDEAGRGPLAGPVVACAIIIPPFTENFLKGDSKNMSKKEREEAYEYIKQIALAIGTAVVDSVVIDRLNILKATKLAMERALQDLKTKFDVVITDHVRLENYNCIPLTKGDEKSLSCACASVVAKVLRDKIMDHYHQLFPQFNFQKNKGYPTKEHIEKLGKYKPTPIHRKSFMPIKQMDMYAQTRSS; from the coding sequence ATGCTAAACTGGGAACTTCCTTTATGGGAAAAAGGACTAATAGTGGCGGGTGTAGACGAGGCAGGAAGGGGTCCCCTGGCAGGTCCTGTAGTCGCCTGTGCGATAATTATTCCCCCTTTTACAGAAAATTTCTTAAAGGGCGATTCAAAAAATATGTCTAAGAAGGAGAGAGAAGAAGCGTACGAATACATAAAGCAGATAGCTTTGGCTATAGGCACAGCCGTAGTGGATAGCGTGGTAATTGATAGGCTAAACATCCTAAAAGCTACAAAATTGGCGATGGAAAGGGCTCTGCAGGATCTAAAAACTAAGTTTGATGTAGTGATCACAGACCATGTTAGGTTAGAAAACTATAACTGCATACCTCTAACAAAAGGGGATGAAAAGAGTCTTAGCTGTGCGTGTGCATCTGTAGTAGCAAAGGTACTAAGGGACAAAATTATGGATCATTATCATCAGCTCTTCCCTCAATTTAACTTTCAAAAAAACAAAGGCTATCCAACTAAGGAACACATCGAAAAGCTTGGAAAGTATAAACCGACCCCAATACACAGAAAGAGCTTTATGCCTATAAAGCAGATGGATATGTATGCACAAACCCGTTCTTCTTGA
- the rsmH gene encoding 16S rRNA (cytosine(1402)-N(4))-methyltransferase RsmH has protein sequence MHKPVLLEEATDLLLGGGGKLFVDCTVGLGGHAKRVLQKNPQAFLIGIDRDPFALEIAKENLKEFERRFSLYKANYSDFDLVLEEEGITLVDGFLFDLGVSMYQLKSPRGFSFHRDDPLDMRMDPEDRLTAYEVINRYSEKELERIIREYGEEKKAKAIAKAIVLQRSKKPIETTKELADIVLSVLKRRGKIHPATKVFQAIRIEVNRELEHLKIALEKVPAYLRSGGRLVVISFHSLEDRIVKNFFKEHSNQFKILTKKPITPKREEVMQNPASRSAKLRAGVKI, from the coding sequence ATGCACAAACCCGTTCTTCTTGAAGAAGCTACAGATTTGCTTTTGGGGGGTGGTGGAAAGCTCTTTGTAGATTGCACCGTAGGGCTTGGGGGGCATGCAAAAAGAGTACTGCAGAAAAACCCACAGGCATTTCTCATAGGTATAGACAGGGATCCTTTTGCCTTAGAAATTGCAAAGGAAAACCTAAAGGAGTTTGAAAGAAGATTTAGCCTATACAAAGCCAATTATTCCGATTTTGACTTAGTTTTAGAAGAGGAGGGTATAACATTGGTTGATGGTTTTTTGTTTGACCTGGGTGTATCCATGTATCAGCTGAAAAGCCCAAGGGGTTTTTCTTTCCATAGGGATGATCCGTTGGACATGAGAATGGATCCAGAGGATAGACTAACAGCCTATGAGGTGATCAACAGATATTCAGAAAAGGAATTGGAGAGAATAATAAGGGAGTATGGGGAAGAAAAAAAAGCAAAAGCTATTGCCAAAGCTATAGTCCTGCAGAGGAGTAAAAAACCCATAGAAACTACTAAAGAGCTTGCGGATATAGTACTTTCAGTCTTGAAAAGGCGTGGGAAAATCCATCCCGCCACAAAAGTGTTTCAGGCTATAAGAATAGAGGTAAATAGGGAGTTGGAACATTTAAAAATAGCTTTGGAAAAAGTGCCAGCCTATTTAAGAAGTGGTGGTAGGTTAGTAGTTATATCCTTCCATTCCCTTGAAGATAGGATAGTAAAAAATTTTTTCAAAGAACACTCCAATCAGTTTAAGATACTCACAAAAAAGCCGATAACTCCAAAAAGGGAGGAAGTAATGCAAAACCCAGCAAGCAGAAGTGCTAAACTAAGAGCGGGGGTGAAGATATGA
- a CDS encoding hemolysin family protein — protein sequence MEGSFFVIYTELALFIFLLYLSGFFSSSEVVFFGANRYLLKKYSGNRLYNLANKLLSKPREVLLSILIGNEVVNVLLSAYGTKLFVSRFGEGGATLSALLVSFLIFIFGEVLPKNIVLHFATRLSLFYSVPFYLIHTLLYPLRVLFSRSVRNLLPMTDGDEGVDKESVFWDIFDMGYGKGLFSEEEKKMVEKAMSIKETTAKEIMTPRPDLFLLDEEKTVQEVYPEIIERKHSRIPVYSQSPDNITGIVLVKELVPFEENLNKRLKEFKKEPLIVPEVMTLRDLIVEMRINNSQMVIVVGEHGELAGIITIGDILEFLFEEFPESWEEDFQQVGKGVYKIYGWVDVETVSKRLGIELPEDYEYDTIGGFVMKNLAKVPEEGDEFEYGGYKFVVDKMEGNRVISLLALTLEEQRV from the coding sequence ATGGAAGGCTCGTTCTTTGTAATATATACTGAGCTGGCTCTGTTTATATTCCTTTTATATCTTTCTGGTTTCTTTTCCTCGTCAGAGGTGGTCTTTTTTGGTGCTAATCGGTATCTTCTGAAGAAATACTCCGGAAACAGACTCTATAACTTAGCAAATAAACTTCTTTCAAAACCTCGCGAAGTTTTGCTATCTATCCTTATAGGAAATGAAGTAGTCAATGTGCTCCTTTCAGCTTATGGAACAAAGTTATTCGTATCGCGCTTTGGAGAGGGTGGAGCTACCCTTTCTGCGTTGCTTGTAAGTTTTCTGATATTTATCTTTGGTGAAGTTTTACCAAAAAACATAGTTTTACACTTTGCCACACGTTTATCCTTGTTTTATTCAGTACCTTTCTACTTAATACATACCTTACTTTATCCTCTGAGAGTTCTATTCAGTAGGTCAGTCCGTAATCTTTTACCTATGACCGATGGAGACGAGGGTGTGGATAAAGAAAGTGTCTTTTGGGATATATTTGACATGGGTTATGGAAAGGGATTGTTCAGTGAAGAAGAAAAAAAGATGGTAGAAAAGGCTATGTCTATAAAAGAAACTACAGCTAAGGAGATTATGACGCCAAGACCAGACCTTTTCCTATTGGACGAAGAAAAAACTGTGCAAGAAGTATATCCAGAAATCATAGAAAGAAAGCACAGCAGAATTCCAGTGTATTCCCAAAGTCCGGACAACATCACCGGTATTGTTCTTGTAAAAGAACTTGTTCCTTTTGAAGAAAACCTAAACAAAAGGTTAAAAGAATTCAAAAAAGAACCGCTGATCGTTCCTGAGGTAATGACCTTGAGAGATTTAATAGTAGAGATGCGTATAAATAACTCTCAAATGGTTATCGTGGTGGGTGAGCACGGTGAGCTTGCCGGTATAATAACCATAGGAGATATACTTGAGTTTCTCTTTGAAGAATTCCCAGAGAGTTGGGAAGAGGACTTTCAGCAAGTTGGCAAGGGAGTTTATAAGATTTACGGTTGGGTCGATGTGGAAACTGTTTCCAAAAGGCTAGGGATTGAACTCCCAGAAGATTATGAATATGACACAATTGGGGGCTTTGTTATGAAAAACCTCGCCAAAGTTCCAGAAGAGGGGGATGAGTTTGAATACGGCGGATATAAATTCGTGGTAGATAAAATGGAAGGCAACAGGGTAATAAGTCTACTGGCATTAACTTTGGAAGAGCAAAGAGTTTAG
- a CDS encoding oligopeptide/dipeptide ABC transporter ATP-binding protein, with translation MNLLSIQNISKAYRLYVGPFKTKDFFALRDVSLQVKAGEILALVGESGSGKTTLGKLVLRLEKPTKGKILFDGVEISNFGKEYTRYVSVVFQDPASSLNPRMSVKETLEEPLIVHGYKGRGERILNVLLEAGLSEEYLHRKTYQLSGGQKQRVAIARATVLGPKLLVADEPTASLDASLRRGILELFLKLKLKGVSVLLITHDIRSVEYVADRVAVLYKGRLLELGTKEQVLKTPLHPYTKYLIQNIPAEHPSQRKTIQAFELETHTEEACPFYPLCEHRMEECRTELKEAFIDGRLVLCNIY, from the coding sequence ATGAATCTTTTGTCCATCCAAAACATAAGCAAGGCATACAGGTTGTATGTGGGTCCTTTTAAAACCAAAGATTTTTTCGCCCTCAGGGATGTTAGTTTACAAGTTAAAGCTGGAGAAATATTGGCTTTGGTGGGAGAGTCTGGCTCTGGAAAAACTACTTTGGGAAAGCTCGTTTTAAGGTTGGAAAAACCCACGAAAGGTAAAATTCTTTTTGATGGTGTAGAAATTTCAAACTTTGGCAAGGAGTACACACGCTACGTTTCTGTGGTCTTTCAAGATCCAGCTTCTTCTTTAAATCCACGTATGAGTGTAAAAGAAACATTGGAGGAACCTTTAATAGTTCATGGATACAAAGGAAGAGGGGAAAGAATTCTAAATGTTCTTTTAGAGGCTGGTTTAAGTGAAGAGTATCTACACAGGAAAACCTATCAATTGTCTGGGGGTCAAAAGCAAAGAGTTGCCATAGCAAGGGCTACTGTGTTGGGACCAAAGCTTTTAGTGGCTGATGAACCAACTGCTTCTTTAGATGCAAGTCTCAGAAGAGGTATTCTCGAGCTCTTTTTAAAGCTGAAGCTGAAGGGTGTGTCTGTCCTTTTGATAACGCACGATATAAGGTCTGTGGAGTACGTTGCAGATAGAGTGGCAGTCCTGTATAAAGGCAGACTTTTAGAGTTGGGGACAAAGGAGCAGGTTTTGAAAACACCTCTACATCCATATACTAAGTATCTTATACAGAACATACCCGCAGAGCATCCTTCCCAGAGAAAAACTATACAAGCTTTTGAATTGGAAACTCATACAGAAGAGGCTTGTCCCTTTTATCCTCTGTGCGAGCATAGGATGGAAGAATGCAGGACAGAACTAAAGGAGGCATTCATAGATGGAAGGCTCGTTCTTTGTAATATATACTGA
- the hemN gene encoding oxygen-independent coproporphyrinogen III oxidase — MRTIFNKELIEKYDKPGPRYTSYPPATEFNAGVGKEDYKKKLLESNGKKRPLSIYVHIPFCESACWFCGCNVIISHRKDVSRRYLNYVYKEIDLVSQYLDLSRPVVQLHWGGGTPNFLTNDEMRELYTKLSQAFLIDKEGEISIEIDPRYLSEGQLETIKELGFNRVSMGLQDLDEDVQRAINRIQPESLMRDVMKRLRDLGFKSINIDLIYGLPYQTPEKFKRTIEKTIELDPDRVAVYNFAYVPWLKPLQRKIDPNTLPPPEDKLTILEMTIELFQKAGYLYIGMDHFAKPEDELSLAQQNGTLWRNFQGYTTKKGVDLIGIGATSIGMLHDAYFQNYKTIREYYLALDQGDLPTMRGYLLNQEDLIRREVIMDLMCNFRCDFDKIEKTFGISFEDHFEEELLKLRDMEKDGLLEIKDRSIRVLPVGRLLIRNIAMVFDQYLPKKKEFSFSRTI; from the coding sequence ATGAGAACGATTTTTAACAAAGAGCTAATAGAGAAGTATGATAAACCTGGACCAAGATACACAAGCTATCCGCCTGCCACAGAGTTTAACGCTGGGGTTGGAAAAGAGGATTATAAGAAAAAACTGCTGGAGAGCAATGGCAAGAAAAGACCGCTTTCTATTTACGTGCACATTCCCTTCTGCGAGAGTGCTTGCTGGTTTTGTGGTTGCAACGTGATCATATCCCATAGGAAAGATGTATCCAGAAGATACTTAAATTACGTATATAAAGAGATAGATCTCGTCAGTCAGTATCTTGACTTATCTAGACCTGTGGTCCAGCTTCATTGGGGCGGTGGCACTCCAAACTTTTTGACCAACGATGAAATGAGGGAGCTATACACTAAGCTAAGTCAGGCCTTCCTTATAGATAAAGAGGGTGAGATAAGCATAGAAATAGACCCGAGGTATCTTTCTGAAGGTCAGTTAGAGACAATAAAAGAGTTGGGTTTTAACAGAGTAAGCATGGGACTGCAAGACTTGGACGAAGATGTGCAAAGGGCAATAAACAGAATACAGCCAGAATCTCTGATGAGAGATGTTATGAAGAGATTAAGAGATCTTGGCTTTAAAAGCATAAACATAGACCTCATATACGGACTTCCTTATCAAACACCAGAAAAGTTTAAAAGGACCATAGAGAAAACCATAGAGCTTGACCCAGACAGAGTGGCAGTTTATAACTTTGCCTACGTGCCCTGGCTAAAGCCCCTGCAAAGGAAAATAGACCCAAATACCTTACCCCCTCCAGAAGACAAACTGACCATATTAGAAATGACCATAGAACTCTTTCAGAAAGCAGGTTATCTATACATTGGTATGGATCATTTTGCAAAGCCGGAGGACGAACTATCCTTAGCCCAACAAAATGGAACCCTTTGGAGAAACTTTCAAGGATATACTACCAAAAAGGGCGTGGACCTAATTGGTATAGGTGCCACATCCATAGGCATGCTACACGATGCTTACTTTCAGAACTATAAAACAATAAGAGAATACTATTTAGCTTTGGATCAGGGGGACCTTCCCACCATGAGGGGGTACCTGTTAAACCAAGAGGATCTGATTAGAAGAGAGGTTATCATGGACCTTATGTGCAACTTCCGATGCGATTTTGATAAGATAGAAAAAACCTTTGGCATATCCTTTGAAGATCACTTTGAGGAGGAGCTTCTCAAGCTTAGGGATATGGAAAAGGACGGGCTTTTGGAGATTAAAGACAGATCCATAAGAGTATTGCCGGTGGGACGCCTTTTAATAAGAAACATAGCCATGGTCTTTGATCAATACTTACCAAAGAAGAAAGAATTTAGCTTTTCCAGAACAATATGA
- the glyA gene encoding serine hydroxymethyltransferase, whose protein sequence is MEHLKKTDPEIYRVVVKEYERQFYHLEMIASENFTSLAVMEAQGSVLTNKYAEGLPGKRYYGGCEWVDEAERLAIERVKKLYGAEHANVQPHSGSQANMAVYMAVLKPGDTILGMDLAHGGHLTHGVKVNFSGKLYNAIYYGVNPETELIDYDQVYRLAKEYKPKMIVGGASAYPRVIDWEKLAEIAQEVGAYLMVDMAHYSGLIAGGVYPNPVPYAHFVTSTTHKTLRGPRSGFILCRQEFAKEIDKSVFPGIQGGPLMHVIAAKAVAFKEAMTEEFKAYARQVVLNAKALAEELQREGFKIVTGGTDSHIVLVDLRNTGLTGKQVEDALGKANITVNKNAVPFDPLPPTKTSGIRLGTAALTTRGMKEEEMKLIARLISQVVKNLEDESVIERVKSQVLELCEQYPLYPELREDLHEFFNNKTAHL, encoded by the coding sequence ATGGAACATCTTAAAAAGACAGATCCAGAGATTTACAGGGTTGTGGTAAAGGAATACGAAAGACAGTTCTACCATCTGGAGATGATAGCTTCAGAGAACTTCACATCCCTCGCAGTTATGGAAGCTCAAGGGTCTGTTCTGACGAACAAGTACGCGGAAGGATTGCCCGGTAAAAGATACTACGGCGGTTGTGAATGGGTGGACGAGGCGGAAAGGTTGGCTATAGAGAGAGTTAAAAAACTTTACGGTGCAGAGCATGCCAACGTCCAACCCCACTCTGGAAGTCAGGCAAACATGGCAGTTTACATGGCTGTTCTCAAACCAGGGGATACTATCCTTGGAATGGACTTAGCTCACGGCGGACACCTCACCCACGGGGTTAAGGTAAACTTTTCAGGAAAGCTCTATAATGCCATATACTACGGCGTAAACCCAGAGACAGAGCTCATAGACTACGATCAGGTCTACAGGCTTGCAAAAGAGTATAAGCCTAAGATGATCGTGGGGGGTGCGTCAGCTTATCCGAGGGTAATAGACTGGGAAAAGCTTGCGGAGATAGCTCAAGAGGTGGGAGCGTACCTGATGGTCGATATGGCCCACTATTCTGGGCTTATTGCAGGTGGGGTTTATCCAAACCCAGTCCCTTATGCCCACTTTGTAACATCCACCACCCACAAAACTTTAAGAGGTCCAAGAAGTGGGTTTATACTCTGTAGGCAGGAGTTTGCAAAGGAGATAGACAAGTCAGTATTCCCAGGCATCCAAGGTGGTCCATTAATGCACGTGATCGCAGCAAAGGCGGTAGCTTTTAAAGAAGCTATGACGGAAGAATTTAAAGCCTATGCCAGACAGGTGGTTCTAAACGCAAAGGCACTGGCAGAAGAATTGCAAAGGGAGGGATTTAAAATAGTTACAGGGGGAACAGATAGCCATATAGTGCTTGTGGATTTAAGAAACACCGGACTTACGGGCAAACAGGTGGAAGATGCCTTAGGAAAAGCTAACATAACTGTAAATAAAAACGCAGTTCCCTTTGATCCACTACCACCCACAAAAACGAGCGGTATAAGGTTGGGCACTGCAGCTTTAACCACGAGGGGTATGAAGGAAGAGGAGATGAAGCTCATAGCAAGGCTCATATCTCAGGTTGTAAAAAACTTGGAAGATGAAAGTGTTATAGAAAGGGTTAAGAGCCAAGTTTTAGAGCTCTGCGAGCAATATCCTTTGTATCCAGAATTAAGAGAAGATCTCCATGAGTTTTTTAATAACAAAACAGCCCATCTTTGA
- the nuoF gene encoding NADH-quinone oxidoreductase subunit NuoF — protein MRSYPNTPNIYAETTLNLLLRRAKKPKVHTIEDYLKDGGYQALEKALNMSPEEIIDWVDKSQLRGRGGAGFPTGKKWKFAVQNPAPRYLICNADESEPGTFKDRILIERDPHLLIEGMIISAYAIGANQAFIYIRGEYPAGYYILRDAIEEAKAKGFLGKNILNSGFDLEIYVARGAGAYICGEESALIESLEGKRGFPRIKPPYPVQYGLFGRPTVVNNVETLCNIPLIVSMGWEEYRYIGPSDYPGPKLFPVSGKVKKPGVYELPMNTTLREVIYKYAGGTIGNKKVKAVFSGALDCFSAEELDTPMDYSPFGFGGTGTVIVLTEEDDIVRACLDIAEFYAHESCGQCTPCRVGTHEQVYLLKKIVEGKAVERDWEGFNFVNQHIQPTSICGLGAVAGRLIRQAMQKFPKDWENYLSKLKKEEVVYGTS, from the coding sequence ATGAGATCCTATCCAAATACACCTAACATTTATGCAGAAACGACTTTAAACCTACTTCTTAGAAGAGCCAAAAAGCCAAAAGTCCATACCATAGAGGATTACCTAAAGGATGGGGGATACCAAGCATTAGAAAAAGCTCTTAATATGAGTCCAGAGGAGATAATAGATTGGGTGGATAAAAGCCAACTCAGAGGCAGAGGTGGTGCAGGTTTTCCCACGGGTAAAAAGTGGAAGTTTGCTGTCCAGAATCCAGCGCCTAGGTATTTAATATGCAACGCAGACGAATCTGAACCGGGCACCTTCAAAGACAGAATACTCATAGAGAGAGATCCCCATCTGCTCATAGAGGGTATGATAATATCCGCATACGCTATAGGTGCAAACCAGGCTTTCATATACATAAGGGGTGAATATCCTGCGGGATATTACATACTCAGGGACGCCATAGAAGAAGCAAAGGCTAAGGGCTTTTTGGGTAAAAACATACTAAACTCTGGCTTTGACCTTGAAATATACGTAGCAAGGGGTGCGGGTGCTTACATCTGTGGGGAGGAAAGTGCTTTGATAGAGTCTTTGGAAGGGAAGAGGGGTTTTCCCAGGATAAAGCCACCCTATCCAGTCCAGTATGGACTCTTTGGAAGACCCACAGTAGTCAATAACGTAGAAACTCTTTGCAACATACCGTTGATAGTCAGCATGGGCTGGGAAGAATACAGATACATAGGACCGAGTGACTATCCGGGACCAAAGCTCTTTCCGGTTAGCGGAAAGGTTAAAAAGCCCGGCGTTTACGAGCTTCCTATGAACACCACCCTTAGGGAGGTTATATACAAGTATGCTGGCGGAACCATAGGAAACAAAAAGGTTAAGGCTGTGTTTTCTGGAGCCTTAGATTGTTTTTCTGCCGAGGAGCTGGATACACCCATGGACTACTCTCCCTTTGGTTTTGGTGGCACTGGAACAGTTATAGTACTAACTGAAGAGGATGATATAGTCAGGGCATGCTTGGACATAGCCGAATTTTACGCTCACGAAAGCTGTGGTCAATGCACCCCATGCAGGGTAGGAACACATGAACAGGTTTATCTCTTAAAAAAGATCGTTGAAGGGAAAGCTGTAGAAAGGGATTGGGAAGGGTTTAATTTTGTAAATCAGCACATACAGCCAACATCTATATGCGGTTTGGGTGCGGTGGCAGGCAGGCTCATCAGACAAGCTATGCAAAAGTTTCCCAAAGATTGGGAAAATTACCTTAGCAAGCTAAAAAAAGAGGAGGTTGTTTATGGAACATCTTAA
- the nuoE gene encoding NADH-quinone oxidoreductase subunit NuoE, whose translation MLPVEIEQRLEAYANYFPKREQAILLCLHEVQDFYGNIPSFALERIAQILNLPLNHVENVVSFYDMFDRGQPAKHRIRVCVSIVCNLMEKKKLLDAIRKYLGIGVGEVSKDGKFKLIAVQCLGACSEAPVFMVDNDTYKFESEEKLYEILSKYT comes from the coding sequence ATGCTACCTGTTGAGATTGAACAAAGATTAGAAGCGTATGCAAATTATTTCCCAAAAAGGGAACAGGCTATACTGCTTTGTCTGCATGAAGTACAAGATTTTTATGGGAATATTCCTTCTTTTGCCTTAGAGAGAATAGCTCAGATCTTGAACCTTCCACTGAACCACGTGGAGAATGTGGTGTCTTTCTACGACATGTTTGACAGAGGCCAGCCTGCCAAACACAGAATAAGGGTCTGCGTTAGTATAGTTTGCAATCTGATGGAGAAGAAGAAGCTTTTGGACGCTATAAGGAAATACTTAGGAATAGGCGTGGGAGAGGTTAGCAAGGATGGTAAGTTTAAACTCATAGCCGTTCAGTGCTTAGGTGCCTGTTCTGAAGCACCAGTTTTCATGGTGGATAACGACACTTACAAATTTGAAAGCGAGGAGAAGCTCTATGAGATCCTATCCAAATACACCTAA
- the rnhC gene encoding ribonuclease HIII gives MSSSKAQVSLKLPKEYWDLVVSFLLSKGFCKRDVANTILSMTDGKNNFVNFYASGILLIQGKEAERLKEEILGLIKLEHVVVGCDEAGKGDVFGPLVLCCCILRPENFEKVLSLSPKDSKKIKDEELLRKVQALENLVEFRCILLSPKELNQIYREKPNLNRILDWGYSELIKEVLKKYPQAKITVDAYSHRNPFGSLASFEHKAEEKVEVACASMKARYEFLNWLKTYDLPKGASSEVMQRARRMLNQKNYEDFVKAFFLK, from the coding sequence GTGTCTTCAAGCAAAGCTCAGGTCAGCCTAAAGCTTCCAAAAGAGTATTGGGATTTGGTCGTGAGTTTTCTCTTGTCAAAGGGCTTTTGTAAAAGGGATGTAGCTAATACAATCCTATCAATGACAGACGGAAAGAATAACTTCGTAAACTTCTACGCTTCTGGTATTCTTCTTATTCAAGGTAAGGAGGCGGAGAGGTTAAAAGAAGAGATTTTAGGCTTGATAAAACTGGAGCATGTGGTTGTTGGATGTGATGAGGCGGGGAAAGGGGACGTTTTTGGTCCATTGGTGCTGTGCTGTTGCATCTTAAGACCGGAAAACTTTGAGAAAGTCCTAAGCTTGTCACCAAAAGATTCCAAAAAAATCAAAGACGAGGAGCTCCTTAGGAAGGTTCAGGCGTTGGAAAATTTGGTGGAGTTTAGATGTATCCTCTTAAGTCCAAAAGAACTTAACCAAATCTACAGGGAAAAGCCAAACCTTAACCGCATACTGGATTGGGGATACTCAGAGCTTATAAAAGAGGTTCTTAAAAAGTATCCTCAGGCTAAGATAACGGTAGATGCTTACTCTCACCGAAATCCCTTCGGAAGTTTGGCAAGCTTTGAACACAAGGCAGAAGAAAAAGTAGAGGTAGCCTGTGCAAGTATGAAGGCGCGCTACGAGTTTTTAAATTGGCTAAAGACCTACGACCTTCCCAAAGGCGCTTCCTCGGAAGTTATGCAAAGAGCCAGAAGAATGTTAAATCAGAAGAACTACGAGGACTTCGTTAAAGCCTTCTTTCTGAAGTAA